A genomic segment from Vanacampus margaritifer isolate UIUO_Vmar chromosome 3, RoL_Vmar_1.0, whole genome shotgun sequence encodes:
- the prkab1b gene encoding 5'-AMP-activated protein kinase subunit beta-1b: MGNSSSDRASGSQGERGKEARPNILMDSTEDADIFQREDAKAPQEEQEFLAWQQDLESDNKCPTLARPTVFRWAGNAKEVFVSGSFNNWATKIPLNRSKNNFVAIMDLPEGEHQYKFCVDGQWTLDPTGAVITTKTGTVNNIIQVKTTDFEVFDALRIDSQDSADISDLSSSPPGPYQQDAYTVKPEDKLKHPPILPPHLLQVLLNKDTGISCDPTLLPEPNHVMLNHLYALSIKDGVMVLSATHRYKKKYVTTLLYKPV; the protein is encoded by the exons ATGGGGAACAGCAGCAGTGACAGAGCCAGCGGGAGTCAGGGTGAAAGAGGGAAGGAGGCGCGTCCCAACATCCTGATGGACAGCACAGAGGATGCAGATATTTTCCAGAGGGAAGATGCAAAG GCGCCACAGGAAGAGCAGGAGTTTCTGGCCTGGCAGCAGGACCTGGAGAGCGACAACAAATGTCCAACCCTTGCCAGGCCGACGGTGTTCCGCTGGGCCGGAAACGCCAAAGAAGTCTTTGTGTCTGGATCCTTTAACAACTGGGCCACCAAGATCCCTCTCAATAGAAG CAAGAACAACTTTGTGGCAATCATGGACCTGCCTGAGGGAGAACACCAGTACAAGTTTTGTGTAGACGGACAGTGGACGTTGGATCCAACAGGG GCCGTGATTACGACCAAAACCGGGACTGTAAATAACATTATCCAGGTGAAGACGACCGACTTTGAAGTCTTTGATGCCCTCCGAATTGACTCTCAAGACTCTGCGGACATCTCAG acttgTCCAGTTCCCCTCCTGGTCCCTACCAGCAGGACGCATACACGGTCAAGCCAGAAGACAAACTCAAACATCCTCCTATCTTACCTCCACACTTGCTGCAAGTGCTGCTCAACAAAGACACGGGGATCTCT TGTGACCCGACCCTGCTGCCTGAACCCAACCACGTGATGCTCAATCACCTATACGCCCTCTCCATCAAG GATGGCGTAATGGTTCTGAGTGCAACACACAGATACAAAAAGAAGTATGTGACTACTCTTCTGTACAAGCCTGTATAG
- the LOC144049488 gene encoding C-type lectin domain family 4 member E-like isoform X1 — MVMEARYNQFESTSERFEFTDQNVTLQKGMRRILLYALYGILVVLLVIQLMVTGIKFTQLNTEITDVKLHLERLSQRASGDRIQDVHLEKRVPVRGRCKEGWVSFQTSCYVLSTTLATWSKAEQLCLSHEAHLVVVNGVEELDYLSEISEITNEYWIGLVERKHEGEWSWVDGTDYTITPKFWDVDQPDNWAFRKNGEDCGQLHATGVRKRRRWNDADCNISYNFICEIGI, encoded by the exons ATGG TGATGGAAGCTCGGTATAACCAGTTTGAGTCAACCTCTGAGAGATTTGAGTTTACAGATCAGAATGTGACTTTGCAGAAAG GTATGAGGAGGATATTGTTGTATGCTCTCTACGGCATCCTTGTTGTCCTGCTTGTAATTCAACTGATGGTAACTGGGatcaaat TCACGCAGTTAAACACAGAAATCACTGACGTCAAACTTCATCTTGAAAGACTCAGCCAGCGAGCCTCGG GTGACAGGATACAAGATGTTCATTTGGAAAAACGTGTCCCAGTTAGAG GAAGATGTAAGGAAGGATGGGTCTCTTTCCAAACCAGCTGCTACGTGTTGTCTACCACCTTGGCCACCTGGAGTAAAGCTGAGCAGCTGTGCCTTTCACATGAAGCACATCTGGTGGTTGTGAACGGTGTGGAGGAACTG GATTATCTTTCAGAAATTTCTGAAATCACAAATGAATACTGGATTGGACTAGTGGAACGAAAACACGAGGGCGAGTGGAGTTGGGTCGACGGAACGGACTACACTATAACCCCAAA GTTCTGGGATGTAGATCAGCCTGACAATTGGGCCTTCAGAAAAAACGGTGAGGACTGCGGGCAGCTTCATGCTACCGGCGTACGCAAACGCAGACGCTGGAATGACGCTGACTGCAATATATCATACAACTTTATATGTGAAATAGGCATATGA
- the hps4 gene encoding BLOC-3 complex member HPS4: MAELTPPDSRRCNYFFLYDGSKVKGEGDPTSKGICYFYPEETPIDKQELLCGQLAGVGRCITELSSSPVRLLTLRRQKFAIHMKEDFFWALGCSMETPTVSVCELLDNIINLFCFYNGSVRQSYQLRSRETLAARWSRYLYHLLAGPSELHHVFSSLTTIDSTNVDPLLLLKAALILQACQRCPLVLAGCILFRGRVVSTQMSPDVTMKVMVHESETFKAQSPKGPSSLFGDAVSSTSVFLTMFELQYLQSAPVDIESWSQSTPVKDPSLRKNLSRTPSDTTSSESLPSDPPSSQKETLSPGLSASDNSVTGPFPSQSTTDPVRPRPNGEASREAEEEVLQSSNYDSFQSSGGERGDPERNATSSLNGEDGGAYCGTVFDSGVTEHCNEDSHHHILEGGRGSKTTLVDPDDTPLVPMTLYLHRVKGLVLALLVEPHFLCDQAAMEEVYHSCLASLNGLEAHLRSISAGPPGTAGPYIFAHFDCTRSTLTTNLSGGAGAAPERPFVRAASLLHSHFCNTETLQEAIIRNASSAVYGARNVAHETYFLQHGVALRNSGIPNHQDSAFSLPSKARHRLLKHGVNLL, translated from the exons ATGGCGGAGCTTACTCCGCCGGACTCCAGAAG gtgcaattattttttcttatatgATGGTTCCAAGGTGAAGGGAGAGGGAGATCCGACTAGCAAGGGCATCTGCTACTTCTACCCGGAAGAG ACCCCCATAGATAAACAGGAGTTGCTTTGTGGCCAACTTGCCGGAGTGGGCCGTTGCATTACGGAGCTTTCTTCCTCCCCTGTGCGCCTTCTGACACTGCGTCGCCAAAAATTTGCAATCCACATGAAAGAGGATTTCTTTTGG GCTCTAGGCTGCTCCATGGAAACTCCCACTGTCAGTGTCTGTGAGCTGCTGGATAACATAATAAACCTCTTTTGTTTCTACAATGGCTCTGTACGCCAGAGCTACCAG CTTCGTAGTCGGGAAACCTTGGCTGCTCGGTGGTCACGGTACCTGTATCACCTGCTAGCTGGACCTTCTGAGCTTCATCATGTCTTCAGCTCCTTGACCACTATTGACTCGACAAAT GTTGACCCTCTTCTGCTGCTTAAGGCTGCTCTCATTCTACAAGCATGCCAGCGCTGCCCCCTAGTGTTAGCAGGCTGCATTCTATTCAGAGGAAG AGTCGTGAGCACACAGATGTCCCCAGATGTTACCATGAAAGTTATGGTTCATGAGAGTGAAACCTTCAAG GCGCAATCGCCCAAAGGCCCATCAAGCTTATTTGGTGATGCCGTCAGCTCTACTTCTGTTTTCCTCACCATGTTTGAACTTCAGTACCTGCAGTCGGCACCTGTTGATATTGAATCATG GTCCCAGTCTACTCCAGTGAAAGACCCCTCCCTACGTAAGAACCTGTCAAGGACGCCGTCGGATACGACCTCTTCTGAATCTTTGCCTTCAGATCCACCTTCCTCCCAAAAGGAAACCTTGAGCCCTGGCTTGTCTGCATCGGACAACTCCGTTACCGGCCCGTTTCCATCGCAGAGCACCACTGATCCAGTCCGCCCCAGACCAAATGGCGAGGCCTCCCGTGAAGCTGAGGAGGAAGTTCTACAAAGTTCCAACTATGATAGTTTTCAGAGCAGCGGAGGGGAGCGAGGCGACCCGGAGCGCAACGCAACCTCGAGCCTGAATGGAGAGGATGGAGGCGCATACTGTGGGACGGTATTCGACTCTGGAGTGACAGAACACTGCAATGAAGATTCACACCATCACATATTGGAAGGTGGAAGGGGGTCCAAGACTACCCTCGTCGATCCAGACGACACCCCTCTGGTTCCCATGACACTGTACCTGCACAGGGTCAAGGGTCTTGTACTGGCTTTGCTGGTGGAGCCCCACTTCTTATGTGATCAAGCTGCCATGGAGGAAGTG TATCACAGCTGCTTAGCGTCGCTAAACGGACTGGAAGCCCACCTGAGAAGCATCTCGGCAGGGCCGCCGGGCACCGCGGGGCCCTACATTTTCGCCCACTTCGACTGCACTCGGAGCACGCTAACAA CCAACCTGTCTGGTGGAGCAGGGGCAGCCCCCGAGCGTCCTTTTGTCAGAGCCGCATCACTTCTTCACTCGCATTTCTGTAACACTGAAACTCTGCAGGAGGCTATTATCAG GAACGCCTCCAGCGCCGTGTACGGGGCGCGCAACGTGGCCCACGAGACGTACTTCCTGCAGCACGGCGTTGCGCTGAGGAACTCGGGCATCCCCAACCACCAGGACAGCGCATTCTCCTTGCCTAGCAAGGCTCGGCACAGACTGCTCAAACATGGCGTTAACCTACTCTGA
- the cox6a1 gene encoding cytochrome c oxidase subunit 6A1, mitochondrial: MASLGRLTQALLRSYLTQTRRPFSAAASGGHGKSSARTWEILSYVVALPGIAVCMLNVYLKQQQHSEERPEFIPYAHLRIRTKRFPWGDGNKSLFHNPHVNALPDGYEDHDE; the protein is encoded by the exons ATGGCGTCCCTGGGACGACTGACTCAAGCCTTGCTGAGGTCTTATTTGACTCAGACCCGTCGCCCGTTTTCTGCTGCTGCTAGTGGTGGTCATGGCAAGAGTTCCG CGAGGACATGGGAGATACTCTCCTATGTGGTTGCCCTGCCTGGCATTGCAGTGTGCATGTTAAACGTGTACCTGAAGCAGCAACAGCACAGCGAAGAACGGCCAGAGTTCATCCCTTACGCGCACCTCCGCATTCGGACAAAG CGATTTCCCTGGGGAGATGGCAACAAATCGCTGTTCCACAATCCCCACGTGAATGCCCTTCCTGATGGCTATGAGGATCACGATGAGTAG
- the LOC144049164 gene encoding uncharacterized protein LOC144049164 isoform X1, with protein sequence MEFENQRVDVRLAFYGWKYRHYFKILECKGKNIRVKCTLCPGDKCLSTSAVSNSNLLKHLKAVHSKLTLRSSRRNAVDGGDCEPEKVVPGGPCFGIINGSSDSSSVNVPFLPVTKTEPESSSSGETDVSDVINLSEKAKRRSHRGNSSSRASFVHRTEEAEDLRTLYCSYLKKEIASRDQEMAYRALKMRKLEKEILLLDKQLM encoded by the exons ATGGAGTTTGAGAATCAGCGTGTCGATGTAAGACTGGCTTTTTATGGATGGAAATACAGACACTACTTCAAAATCCTTGAGTGTAAAGGCAAGAACATACGTGTGAAGTGTACGCTATGCCCCGGAGACAAATGTTTGTCCACATCCGCTGTAAGTAACTCGAATCTTTTGAAGCATCTAAAAGCTGTACACTCCAAGCTAACTCTAAGAAGCTCAAGAAGAAACGCCGTTGATGGTGGCGACTGCGAGCCAG AAAAGGTCGTACCTGGAGGACCTTGTTTTGGGATCATTAATGGTTCTTCTGACAGTTCTTCTGTTAATG TGCCCTTCCTGCCTGTAACCAAGACTGAACCAGAGAGCTCGAGTAGTGGTGAGACCGACGTTAGTGATGTTATTAATTTATCAGAg AAGGCGAAAAGGAGGAGCCATAGGGGGAACAGCTCATCACGTGCCTCATTTGTCCACAGAACTGAAGAG GCGGAAGATTTAAGAACACTTTACTGCTCCTACCTCAAAAAAGAGATTGCGAGCCGTGATCAAGAGATGGCCTACAGAGCTCTGAAAATGAGGAAGTTGGAAAAGGAAATTTTACTACTAGATAAGCAGCTGATGTGA
- the LOC144049164 gene encoding uncharacterized protein LOC144049164 isoform X2, with product MVATASQVVPGGPCFGIINGSSDSSSVNVPFLPVTKTEPESSSSGETDVSDVINLSEKAKRRSHRGNSSSRASFVHRTEEAEDLRTLYCSYLKKEIASRDQEMAYRALKMRKLEKEILLLDKQLM from the exons ATGGTGGCGACTGCGAGCCAG GTCGTACCTGGAGGACCTTGTTTTGGGATCATTAATGGTTCTTCTGACAGTTCTTCTGTTAATG TGCCCTTCCTGCCTGTAACCAAGACTGAACCAGAGAGCTCGAGTAGTGGTGAGACCGACGTTAGTGATGTTATTAATTTATCAGAg AAGGCGAAAAGGAGGAGCCATAGGGGGAACAGCTCATCACGTGCCTCATTTGTCCACAGAACTGAAGAG GCGGAAGATTTAAGAACACTTTACTGCTCCTACCTCAAAAAAGAGATTGCGAGCCGTGATCAAGAGATGGCCTACAGAGCTCTGAAAATGAGGAAGTTGGAAAAGGAAATTTTACTACTAGATAAGCAGCTGATGTGA
- the pla2g1b gene encoding phospholipase A2 isoform X2, whose product MNPTAPLLLLLATACVVSGARLPKALWQFGIMIECAQPGVNPLKYNDYGCWCGLGGTGSPRDDLDMCCYVHDKCYESSRKIPGCTSIGDLPYVQVYDFTCSENQVTCSATNNKCEAAVCECDRVAAHCFAKAKFNAENKNLDPKVHCVN is encoded by the exons ATGAACCCGACAGCtcctctgctgctgctgcttgccACGG CTTGTGTGGTCAGCGGGGCTCGACTGCCCAAGGCCTTGTGGCAATTTGGGATCATGATCGAGTGTGCCCAGCCAGGAGTTAACCCTCTCAAGTACAACGATTACGGCTGTTGGTGTGGCCTCGGAGGCACGGGGAGCCCACGGGACGACTTGGACAT GTGCTGTTACGTCCATGACAAATGCTATGAAAGCAGCAGAAAAATTCCTGGATGTACGTCCATTGGTGATCTTCCATATGTTCAGGTTTATGATTTCACCTGCTCAGAAAACCAAGTCACCTGTTCAG CAACGAATAACAAGTGCGAGGCGGCCGTGTGCGAGTGTGATCGCGTGGCAGCTCATTGCTTCGCGAAGGCCAAGTTCAACGCTGAAAACAAGAACCTGGATCCAAAAGTCCACTGTGTCAACTGA
- the pla2g1b gene encoding phospholipase A2 isoform X1, giving the protein MLPVSPQATMNPTAPLLLLLATACVVSGARLPKALWQFGIMIECAQPGVNPLKYNDYGCWCGLGGTGSPRDDLDMCCYVHDKCYESSRKIPGCTSIGDLPYVQVYDFTCSENQVTCSATNNKCEAAVCECDRVAAHCFAKAKFNAENKNLDPKVHCVN; this is encoded by the exons ATGTTGCCTGTTTCTCCGCAGGCAACCATGAACCCGACAGCtcctctgctgctgctgcttgccACGG CTTGTGTGGTCAGCGGGGCTCGACTGCCCAAGGCCTTGTGGCAATTTGGGATCATGATCGAGTGTGCCCAGCCAGGAGTTAACCCTCTCAAGTACAACGATTACGGCTGTTGGTGTGGCCTCGGAGGCACGGGGAGCCCACGGGACGACTTGGACAT GTGCTGTTACGTCCATGACAAATGCTATGAAAGCAGCAGAAAAATTCCTGGATGTACGTCCATTGGTGATCTTCCATATGTTCAGGTTTATGATTTCACCTGCTCAGAAAACCAAGTCACCTGTTCAG CAACGAATAACAAGTGCGAGGCGGCCGTGTGCGAGTGTGATCGCGTGGCAGCTCATTGCTTCGCGAAGGCCAAGTTCAACGCTGAAAACAAGAACCTGGATCCAAAAGTCCACTGTGTCAACTGA
- the LOC144049488 gene encoding C-type lectin domain family 4 member E-like isoform X2: MGMRRILLYALYGILVVLLVIQLMVTGIKFTQLNTEITDVKLHLERLSQRASGDRIQDVHLEKRVPVRGRCKEGWVSFQTSCYVLSTTLATWSKAEQLCLSHEAHLVVVNGVEELDYLSEISEITNEYWIGLVERKHEGEWSWVDGTDYTITPKFWDVDQPDNWAFRKNGEDCGQLHATGVRKRRRWNDADCNISYNFICEIGI, encoded by the exons ATGG GTATGAGGAGGATATTGTTGTATGCTCTCTACGGCATCCTTGTTGTCCTGCTTGTAATTCAACTGATGGTAACTGGGatcaaat TCACGCAGTTAAACACAGAAATCACTGACGTCAAACTTCATCTTGAAAGACTCAGCCAGCGAGCCTCGG GTGACAGGATACAAGATGTTCATTTGGAAAAACGTGTCCCAGTTAGAG GAAGATGTAAGGAAGGATGGGTCTCTTTCCAAACCAGCTGCTACGTGTTGTCTACCACCTTGGCCACCTGGAGTAAAGCTGAGCAGCTGTGCCTTTCACATGAAGCACATCTGGTGGTTGTGAACGGTGTGGAGGAACTG GATTATCTTTCAGAAATTTCTGAAATCACAAATGAATACTGGATTGGACTAGTGGAACGAAAACACGAGGGCGAGTGGAGTTGGGTCGACGGAACGGACTACACTATAACCCCAAA GTTCTGGGATGTAGATCAGCCTGACAATTGGGCCTTCAGAAAAAACGGTGAGGACTGCGGGCAGCTTCATGCTACCGGCGTACGCAAACGCAGACGCTGGAATGACGCTGACTGCAATATATCATACAACTTTATATGTGAAATAGGCATATGA
- the LOC144049591 gene encoding uncharacterized protein LOC144049591, protein MASTHSHPWIALLLLISVIISDISARGRALDAHGFAAPSPGRWSRGRTDLLRRWRRGAAEAQRERCAEFTATWQESWHRNPRENSTVVRLSVRPLSAGASRGLVFPEKPLFSFVRRIYRCCQDGLDCRSVKGLQGRFRRGSDVEFLLSREIFSLSIKRAELHLQFTNPHQVDIHPALLSRVKRNLPTRFISKSHHGNTVELRVDLLFLFQSLQAAAGGPGRGHLLLNMRKVMLSALHKKMAPVDLQDNDGDVWGELGLALGCSRAGVGVLCQSSGVGLLHAPFVALYYR, encoded by the exons ATGGCCTCCACTCATTCACACCCTTGGATTGCTTTACTACTTCTTATCTCGGTGATTATTAGCGATATAAGTGCACGGGGCCGCGCACTGGACGCGCATGGATTCGCAGCACCGTCACCGGGGAGGTGGTCTCGGGGACGCACGGACCTTCTGAGGCGCTGGAGGCGAGGGGCCGCGGAGGCTCAACGGGAGCGCTGCGCGGAGTTCACAGCAACCTGGCAGGAAAGCTGGCATCGGAATCCCCGGGAGAATTCTACCGTGGTGCGCCTCAGTGTCAGGCCTCTGTCTGCCGGAGCTTCCCGGGGCCTGGTGTTCCCGGAGAAACCGCTTTTCAGCTTCGTGCGGCGGATCTACCGCTGCTGTCAGGACGGACTTGACTGCAGGAGCGTCAAAGGGCTCCAGGGACGTTTCAGACGAG GTTCGGATGTGGAGTTTCTCCTCAGCAGGGAGATCTTCTCATTGAGCATCAAGAGAGCTGAGCTTCACCTTCAGTTTACAAATCCGCACCAAGTGGACATCCATCCTGCGCTTCTGTCCAGGGTAAAACGCAACCTTCCGACAAG GTTTATTTCAAAGTCCCATCATGGTAACACTGTGGAGTTGCGAGTGGATCTGCTGTTCCTTTTCCAGAGTCTTCAGGCGGCGGCGGGTGGTCCCGGAAGAGGTCATCTCTTGTTGAACATGCGGAAGGTCATGCTTTCCGCTTTGCATAAAAAGATGGCTCCAGTGGATCTCCAGGACAATGATGGGGACGTGTGGGGGGAGCTGGGCTTAGCCTTAGGCTGCAGTCGCGCCGGAGTCGGTGTGCTCTGCCAAAGCAGCGGGGTTGGACTCCTACATGCACCTTTTGTGGCCCTCTACTACCGATGA